Genomic segment of Bartonella bacilliformis KC583:
TCGTTTTCCAGTTACTGATATTCGTGTATTTTCTGGTCGTAATTCGATGGGGGTACGCGGTATCAATATGGTTGAGGGTGATAAGGTCATTTCAATGACTATTTTAGAGCATGTTGAAGCGACATCAGTCGAACGTTCTGCTTATATTAAACGTGCAATCAATGAGCGTCGTGTTGCAGGTTCAGATGATGAAGATATTTTAACTGTTGATGAAGATGGAGAGGAAACTGAGGTTGAATTAACAGATGAACGTTATGCAGAACTTAGCGCTCATGAGCAAATGCTTTTAACAGTTAGTGAATTTGGTTATGGAAAACGCTCTTCTTCTTATGATTTCCGTATTTCAGGACGCGGTGGAAAAGGGATACGCGCAACTGATCTATCAAAGGCGGCTGAAATTGGTAAGTTAGTAGCAGCCTTTCCAGTAGGAGAACGAGATCAAATTATGTTAGTTTCGGATGGAGGACAGCTTATTCGTGTTCCCGTCAACTGTATTCGTATAGCGGGTCGTTCAACTAAAGGGGTCACAGTCTTTAATACAGCAAAAGGTGAAAAAGTTGTATCGGTTGAGCGTATTTCTGAATCTGAAAATGATACTAATCAGTTAGATATTGAAAGTGAGGAACATTCCGGAACAGTTAGCATGAGTGAAGAGAAAAAACTCTGAAAATGTCGGAATTAGCTATGACAATTGCTTTTTATGCAGGCTCCTTTGATCCTATTACAAACGGTCATCTTGATGTTTTGCGAGGCAGTTTACTGCTGGCTGATAAAGTTGTTGTAGCTATAGGTGTGCAGGCTCAAAAACAGTCTCTCTTTAGTTTTGAAGAGCGTGTTGATTTAATTACGCAAGTGGGAAGGGATTTATTGAATGTAGGTCCTGATCGATTGCAGGTTATTTCATTTAACAATCTTTTGATTGATACAGCACGTGAAATTGGTGCGTCATTTCTTGTTCGTGGGCTGCGTGATGGTACAGATTTTGATTATGAAATGCAAATGGCAGGGATGAATGGGATAATGGCTCCTGAGTTGCAAACTGTGTTTTTGCCAGCAAGTATTTCTGGTCGTGTGATAACTTCTACATTGGTCCATCAAATTGCTGCTATGGGAGGAGATGTTACACATTTTGTTCCTCAAAATGTCGCACAAGCTTTGCGCTTAAAGTTTAAGTTTTAAAAAGGGGAAAGAGTGTGTATTCTAGATTTTTTTCTATTTTGGTGTGCATTTTTTGCCTTTTTTCATTTAGTGCAGCAGCAGATGATCATAATATCCTTGTTTTATCTCTGAAAAATGGTGATGTAATTATACGCCTTCGTTCTGATCTTGCACCAAAGCATGTTACCCAAATCAAAAAGTTAGCAAAAGAAGGAGCATATGATCATGTAGTGTTTCACCGCGTTATTCCTGGTTTTATGGCTCAGACTGGCGATGTGAAATTTGGAAAAAAGGGTAGCGCTGATTTTGATCTTAAACGCGTTGGAATGGGTGGTTCAAGTTATCCTGATCTTCCTGCAGAGTTTTCAAAGCAGCCATTTAAGCGTGGTACCGTTGGTATGGCGCGTTCACAGGATCCTAATTCGGCAAATTCTCAATTCTTTATTTGTTTTGATGATGCTACTTTTTTAAATGCCCAATATACTGCTGTTGGAGAAGTTATAGAAGGCATGGATGTTGTCGATAGAATTAAAAAAGGCACTATAGCCAATAATGGATCTGTAAAAGATCCTGATGTTATTAAGTCTGTTCATTTGCAAGCTAGTAAATAAGTGAAAGGGGAATCCCATGGTTGATATTAAAGATCCAGAAAATATCTTAATTCTTGAAACAACAAAAGGAAAAGTGGTTATTGAACTATTCGCCGATTTAGCGCCTGGTCATGTTGCACGTATCAAAGAGCTAGTGAATGAAGGAGCCTATGATAATGTTGTTTTCCATCGTGTTATCGATGGTTTTATGGCACAAACTGGTGATGTACAGTTTGGAAAAAAAGATAGCACAACATTTGATTTGTCACGTGCAGGTATAGGAGGGTCAAATAAGCCTGATTTGACTGCGGAGTTTTCAAATATTGCTCATAAACGTGGTACGGTTTCTATGGCACGCAGCCAGAATCCAAATTCTGGTAATTCGCAATTTTTCATTTGTTTTGCAGATGCTCCTTGGCTTGATCGTCAATATTCTGTGTGGGGACAGGTTATTGAAGGTATAGAGAATGTTGATAAGATTAAGCGTGGTGAGCCTGCTATGGATCCTGATGCTATTATCAAGGCTACGATTGCTGAAATTACAAAATAATCAGGAATGTTGTATATAGCTATTATTATGATTTATTGTGAATTTCATTAGATTTTGAGTGAGCTATTTTTGCTATGCAATTAACTTTTTTCATTTTCAGTAAATAGCTCTACTGAAGTTATTTATTTGCTATAGTAATTTATATTTTCTTCGTCTCATTGTATTTTTTACGTCGCTTCAGTGTTGAGATGATTAAAAATCATCATAATGTTTGTAACCTTTATGATCATTCAATTAGAAAGAGTTATCGCTTACAGAAATATAGGCGATAGAATATATTAAATTGAAAAAGCAAGAATGATGATAAAGACATTTCACTATAGAAAAATTGCTCAAGATGGGTGTGCACGCCGGGGCGAGATTATAACAGGCCGAGGGCGTATTCGTACACCTGCATTCATGCCAGTTGGGACAGCAGCAACCGTTAAGGCTATGTATATGGATCAGCTACGTGATCTTGGTACGGATATCATTTTGGGTAATACGTATCATTTGATGTTGCGTCCAGGAGCTGAACGTGTTGCGCGTTTGGGCGGCTTACATGAATTTGCACGTTGGCCTGAGCCTATTTTAACGGATTCAGGTGGTTTTCAGGTTATGTCGCTCGCAGGAATTTGTAAAGTTACAGAGCAAAGCGTAATTTTTCGCTCTTATCTTAATGGAGCGCAATATGAAATGAGCCCAGAGCGTTCTATCGAAATCCAAGGGCTACTTGATTCCGATATTCAAATGCAGCTTGATCAATGTATTGCATTGCCTGCGAAGGAGAGAGAAATAGAAGCGGCTATGGAACTTTCATTACGTTGGGCACAGCGTTGTAAAACAGCGTTTGGTCATCAACCTGAGAAAGCTATGTTTGGTATTGTTCAGGGTGGGGATAATATGAAATTACGTGAACGCTCTGCTTTAGCATTGAAAGAGATGGATTTGAAAGGCTATGCGATCGGAGGGCTCGCAGTTGGAGAACCCCAGGATGTTATGATAACTGTATTAGATGCCACTTGTCCGCTTTTGCCAGAGGATAAGCCACGTTATCTCATGGGGGTCGGGACGCCGGATGATATTTTAAAAAGTGTTGCTCGAGGTATTGATATGTTTGATTGTGTGATGCCAACCCGTGCAGGGCGTCATGGTTTAGCTTTTACTCGTTTTGGCAGGATTAATTTACGTAATGCGCGTTATGCAGAAGATTCGTGTCCTCTGGATCCACAATCACCATGTCCTGCTGCACGTGATTATAGCTGTGCTTATTTGCATCATTTAATAAAATCGGGTGAATCTCTTGGTGGTATGTTGTTAACTTGGAATAATCTTTCTTATTATCAACAACTTATGCAGGGTATTCGTGATGCTATTGAAGCAGGATGTTATGCAGACTTTTGTGCTGAAACAACTTCTGCATGGATGCAAGGTGATAAGATATTGGAAAATTAGTGTCTGATTTTTTGAGTATTGCTCATATTATTGAATTCATTGTTTTATAGAAAGATTTTTTTGTTTTCCTTAACACTATAAACTGCTGGAGTATTTCTCTTAAAAAAGATAAAACTGCGCATCCATTTCTAGAATAGCGCAGTTTTATTGATAGATGTTTTCTCTATGATATATAAAATATCCGGTAGAGACAACTGTTCTCCGATACGCAATACATGATCCGGAAAAAACTGTTTAGATCAATAATGTTAATTACAGGTTAGTGATTTCTTAAATAAGTGTAAAAATTGCGTTTTCTATCAAATTTTGTAAGAATTAATTATAAAAATTTAGATAAAAGCACCATACCAACTGTATGTGATACGCAGTTTAAAAGAAAATAGCTCAATGTAGTATGATGATGTCTATTTTAACTTTGTAAAACGTAAAAGATTATTCTAGAGATTTTCATGATATAGCAACGTATTTTGATATCATTACCAAATGAATAATAAAATATTCATTTGGTAATGATTATTGCAGCATTTCCTTTATAAAAAATTTCTGGTTTCATATAAATTATGATCAATAGAAAAAAATTATGATTTTTATAATTAACTGGTTTTAAAAAATCTAAATTATTGATGCACTTGAATTTTTATTGGTAAGTTTTGCAGAGCTTATGAGATAGAGCTTGTTAAATTGCTCCAGACAGTGATGGAAAGATATCATAAATTATTCTGAGTGATTTTTATTATTCAGTGATCAACTTTTTATTCTTGAGTATTGATAAAAATGATGACTCACGCATTTCTCATTTAATGGGTCAATTTTGTCCGGTTGGATTTTTAAATATTCTGTACGAAACGCGTAATGCAAATGGAATACCAAGAAAGAATAAAATACCGATAAATGTTGTAAAAAGAGCTTTTGCTGCAAAAATCATTCCCTCTATTCCTCCAGGATTAAATAGACCAGCGAGCTTAGTAATTGTTCCTGCTAATGCTGCACTTAACGCTATTGGGAATAATTGTACTGACGTGAGGGATTCACTTGCACGCAGAGCATCTTCATCACTAGCACATTGTAATATTCGTGTTAACAGATGTGGCCATGCTATACCGTTACTAATTCCGATAGCAAATAATGCTAAGCCAATAATGAAAATATATTCAAAAATAGTTACTTCTGTTGGAATAAGCCATAAAAGTATCCCCATATTTAAAAGTGTTAATATAGGAGAATATACTATGATGCGGCGAATTTTTTTTGTTGATGCACTAGCAGTTAATAAAGAACCACACGTCCAACCAAGGCTGATTAATGCAGTCATATAACCTGTAGTCAGTGGATCTTTACCATGAAGTTCTTGAAGAAAAAGTGGTAGATAAAGTTCCATACCGTAAGCTACTGTACTCATGATGAGTATCAGCGAATAAATAGGAAAAAATTCAGATGAAAAAGAGAAGGTTTTATGTGGCAGCATAGGATGAGGAGTTGATGATTCAAACTTTGCTAAAACGAAAAGAAGGCCAATCCCAATCGTTAAACCACAAGCTGTTGCAATTGTTGTATCGATAACACTGCCAATAGAGATAATAAAAATTAATAAGGTGAGGGTAAGGAGTTGGACAAGAGGAAAAGGGAGTGTTGGAATATGAGTTTTATTTTCTTTTGGCAAAAACTTATATGCTATGAGTGAGAAAATTATTGCTAAAAACCCAACAATCCAGAAGGATGCTCTCCATAAGTTATATTGTGCAAAAATACCACCAATGGCTGGTCCTAGCAATGTTGAGACGCCCCACATTCCAGAGATAATGCTTAATGCGTATGACCATAAATGAGGACTAAAAATAATGCGTACCACAGAATAGGATAAAGATAACAAAAAACCACCACCAAAACCTTGGATAAGGCGTCCTATTAAAAATAATGGCATATTGCTAGCAATGCTGCAGATAAAGGTACCCGTTGCAAAAATGAGCGCAGAAATAGCATAGATTTTATGGGGCCCCATTTTTCCTAGCATTTTTGTTACAAGCGAAGCTCCAATCAGTGAAGCTATAACAAAAATAGCGGATGCCCAAGAATAATATTGTTCACCACCAATATCATTTACAATGGAAGGCAAAATAGTAATAACGATGTAAACATTGACGGCGTGCAGAATAACTCCACCCGAAAGGGTTAGAGAGTAAAGACCGTTTTTACCAGATAAGAGTTCAGACCAACTGTGTTCTTTAACCATTTATATATTAAAAATAATCTTTTTTTCCCCAAGTTAAATTATAGTTCAGTTTTCTGATTTTTCTAGAAAGGGTTCAAAGCCTTCCTCTCGTAAAATTTTGAAGTTTTCAATAATGTCTCAATTAGCCATTGCTTTTTTAAGATTTTGGTCAATCTTATCAAGGAAACCCACCGTGGAGAGCCATGATTGTTTAGGACCAATCAAAATCGCAAGATCTTTTGTCATGAAACCTTCTTCAACAGTATTAATGCAGACCATTTCCAATATAGCAGCAAAGTTTTTTAATTTCTCATTGTTATCAAGTTTAGCACGATGCGCTAATCCGCGTGTCCATGCAAAAATAGAAGCAATAGAATTTGTTGATGTTTCTTCATTCTTTTGATGCTGACGGTAATGGCGCGTGACTGTACCATGTGCAGCTTCTGCTTCAACAACTTTTCCGTCCGGAGTCATGAGAACAGAGGTCA
This window contains:
- a CDS encoding peptidylprolyl isomerase; amino-acid sequence: MVDIKDPENILILETTKGKVVIELFADLAPGHVARIKELVNEGAYDNVVFHRVIDGFMAQTGDVQFGKKDSTTFDLSRAGIGGSNKPDLTAEFSNIAHKRGTVSMARSQNPNSGNSQFFICFADAPWLDRQYSVWGQVIEGIENVDKIKRGEPAMDPDAIIKATIAEITK
- the coaD gene encoding pantetheine-phosphate adenylyltransferase, producing MTIAFYAGSFDPITNGHLDVLRGSLLLADKVVVAIGVQAQKQSLFSFEERVDLITQVGRDLLNVGPDRLQVISFNNLLIDTAREIGASFLVRGLRDGTDFDYEMQMAGMNGIMAPELQTVFLPASISGRVITSTLVHQIAAMGGDVTHFVPQNVAQALRLKFKF
- the tgt gene encoding tRNA guanosine(34) transglycosylase Tgt, with translation MIKTFHYRKIAQDGCARRGEIITGRGRIRTPAFMPVGTAATVKAMYMDQLRDLGTDIILGNTYHLMLRPGAERVARLGGLHEFARWPEPILTDSGGFQVMSLAGICKVTEQSVIFRSYLNGAQYEMSPERSIEIQGLLDSDIQMQLDQCIALPAKEREIEAAMELSLRWAQRCKTAFGHQPEKAMFGIVQGGDNMKLRERSALALKEMDLKGYAIGGLAVGEPQDVMITVLDATCPLLPEDKPRYLMGVGTPDDILKSVARGIDMFDCVMPTRAGRHGLAFTRFGRINLRNARYAEDSCPLDPQSPCPAARDYSCAYLHHLIKSGESLGGMLLTWNNLSYYQQLMQGIRDAIEAGCYADFCAETTSAWMQGDKILEN
- a CDS encoding MFS transporter produces the protein MVKEHSWSELLSGKNGLYSLTLSGGVILHAVNVYIVITILPSIVNDIGGEQYYSWASAIFVIASLIGASLVTKMLGKMGPHKIYAISALIFATGTFICSIASNMPLFLIGRLIQGFGGGFLLSLSYSVVRIIFSPHLWSYALSIISGMWGVSTLLGPAIGGIFAQYNLWRASFWIVGFLAIIFSLIAYKFLPKENKTHIPTLPFPLVQLLTLTLLIFIISIGSVIDTTIATACGLTIGIGLLFVLAKFESSTPHPMLPHKTFSFSSEFFPIYSLILIMSTVAYGMELYLPLFLQELHGKDPLTTGYMTALISLGWTCGSLLTASASTKKIRRIIVYSPILTLLNMGILLWLIPTEVTIFEYIFIIGLALFAIGISNGIAWPHLLTRILQCASDEDALRASESLTSVQLFPIALSAALAGTITKLAGLFNPGGIEGMIFAAKALFTTFIGILFFLGIPFALRVSYRIFKNPTGQN
- a CDS encoding peptidylprolyl isomerase yields the protein MYSRFFSILVCIFCLFSFSAAADDHNILVLSLKNGDVIIRLRSDLAPKHVTQIKKLAKEGAYDHVVFHRVIPGFMAQTGDVKFGKKGSADFDLKRVGMGGSSYPDLPAEFSKQPFKRGTVGMARSQDPNSANSQFFICFDDATFLNAQYTAVGEVIEGMDVVDRIKKGTIANNGSVKDPDVIKSVHLQASK